cttcttggcaagcgtTGATTGAGAGGAGATAGAGAccgctggggaagcagcttccgacaCCACTGACGATGCCaaagaggcgttagaacctgcgtcatctccatcagagtgagagtgggaggctgtgggtggtgatggatccctccgtcactgccctgatacttcttggcagcagCCTTTGAAATTTTCTTCCacatgatggtgatggtgacactgcgatgtctagcgaggttatgatttgcgtcatcaagtggcagcctttttataggctacggcacgtggtCGTCGGCCTTcaacagttcaacgtatgccatcaaaatgatcccgtcgggcatgcgctggctaaatcgtcaaggtgtgattGGGCCTTTAGCAACGCCGTTTCTCCCAACACTGGCGCTTACTACAAACAAAGTATCAGCATTTACCAGTACTTTACCTGTGCAAATACTGCAAactgtaaataaatgaaacaccCTTTTGCTATCAATAGATGTACTTCATCTTGTAGAGGTCGTATGTAGCTATCTGTAACTATAAGGTAGTATATTGCATTGCCTTTAAACTACAgtatactatacagtacattatagcCTCCATAGCCGTAATTGTGTCTCCTTTATGGCACCACCCTGTTTAATTCCTGCTGCACATGTTTGGCCTACAGCGTGAGACAAGGACTAAAGAGGACACCCTGCTAATCCAGTCTTTCACCAGCtgcagcacacgcacacacgcgcacgcacacacataaaggatgtgttgctgtgtgaatgtatgtgaaatgtcatttttcgTCACATTAGTTTAATGTATAACATCAGAACCAAACTATAAACAGGATTAAATTGGCTCCGCTTTTTTCTACTCCTTTTCAACAATGTTGAATTgcgcaaacatgcaaaagcagCATTATGAGTATTTATCCCGTTCTCAGGCGTCAATTTTTCAAAGTATTGGTACTGGTGACGATAcagcagcgtgtgtgtgtgtttgtgcgtgtgcagAGTAAACATAAATCCACATATTGAGCCATCTGTCACTTGGTTATTgtgaaatattcaatttattaatatttttttatatacattgaCAACGTATCACACACAATCGCATGTTCGTCGTTCATATTCAAACAGAATGAATCAATACAAATATGTAACTAAACACtattttacatgaagaaagtagagatgctccgatcgatcagccaccggTCAGTATCGGCCGTTTTCCGCAAAAAATTGcgtgattggcatatgctgGTAAAACGCAAGCAAAAAGCCGGTCACccgtggctagcactattgcaggccgcagcgaccctttcgtgcagtgtagtgtcttaacCTCactaacgtctttggcagtgttgtcaaaacaaaaacaatcatgccGTGTGGAACCTAACTGATAACACATGCCACCAAAAATACTAGGTGGAGTTAGCATGTTCAAAAGGTTTGATACGGCATTTACACCTGACGGAGTATGTCGACTTTTGGAGGCTCACGTtcacggcagctaacgcagccatgtggctaacactctcccgtatgtgtgtgatagtcagacggctaagctaataaccccaaAAAAGCATTGAATTCATCGGAGGAGAGCAGCCTTTCACACAGCGTtcgccaaagtctccttaaagaaggcgtctcatcctctgcaaGTTTCagagtgatatactgtatgttcaaaacgtaagtcaaatatgttttttctgaattaaggtgattttatggttccttttttcatctcatatagccagtagcgggggtgcagccaggaattctgggtcccatgcaAAAATCattcaatcacaaaaaaatcacCCCCTTATCAATTAATGACTCATTTTCTTTGTAACTACCTATTTATTGGGTCCCGTGCAAATGTCCTGACTTGTCCCCTTTAAACGGCACCAACAGCACTCATcagaaataaattgaaaaatgtagaatgaatccatgtgatcggtatcggccgatgatcggtatcagaattggcaggataaaaccctgatcggagcatccctagtcaaGACATAAAGAAACAGGGTGAAACATGTAGGAAGTCATAACAATACAAACTCACTATGAACAATGTTAACTTTGCCTCGCATATTTTcatgcaggggtgtcccaagttcgacccggaggccatttgtggccccctTGGTCTACCTGTTTCACATCTCTTACTTAATACACCcatggtttctttcttcttcaggacattccaaaagGTTGCAGTGGCTACGACCAATGattgtgcaatggttctgagTGATTTCACACCTTCTCGccgattcacaattgcttgttttccaCCCACAAACAGCTctttggttttcatgttgttttcacctctaaacgAGCTTCTAAaatcctacccaatctgaaactgagcgtagaAATTCAGTGCGatgtattgattgaataagcaacaTCATAGGACACACCTGTCCAGTCCAATATGTTCGTGTCTTGAGCCACTTGTgtgttaaataataacaatttttcCTAATCTGGCCCTGGAGggataaagtttggacacccctgcattaagcATTCAAAGCCAAGTAATCATTGTCACGTGGTCCCAAATTTCCTAGAATTAAATGTGTACAGTTTGTACAATATGGGAGACTTACAATCAAGGTATAAAGTGATAGTTGCATTTATTCTAAACATACTGTAGCATATTCTTCAAATATATTTCACCATACTAAACTGATGTAAGACATGTCCACCCTGAGACATTTATTACACAAAAAGAATgagcagcatgtacagtattgaGTATGTGGACGactgtaaaatgtgctttttctcTCAAACACTTTATAGAGCGACCAACGACGATCCCTTCAAAGAGTTGTATATACTGTGGAATGGTAGACAATGACtccatgtacagtgtgtgtgtttagcgAATGGGTGCCTTCAGAGCAGCATCGACCTCCTCCTCTGGCTGCAGGGTGTGCCACTGAGCCACCGGACGCCGCGGATTGGCCAGCATGTCGGACCAGTGGCGCAGTCCGACGCCTGAGGCGCCGTAGCCGATCCAGCACTTGCCGATGGGGTCGTTACTTCCCAGTTTGTCGTAATCGTACACGGTGATGAGCACCTGGACTTTCTGTGGGGTTCAAACAAACATATATGAAGTCGATCCTGTTGGGTAACATTGGGTCCTCGGCATATGGACTACACTACAGtagactggctgactgacgtcgACATAACCGAAAGTCGCCATTGCTTGCgtgtttacttgtgactttggccagagtcGTAAGGAGAATGGGCGATAATAAAGGTTTGTCGTCatcgttttcctccatttgagCATGCTGTGAATCTATTCAAGCATATGTGGTCAAAAAATGGTTATATTTATTAACACATTACAATTATTATCTACTGGATTgacataatatattttttatttgaacattcttctgaaacatttagtttttttctacagaaaaaaacatcccaTCCCAGGTGAAATGTGTCGCATACATGCACCACTTTTAAAAgccttttttacatgtttatgtctttatgcttcactgataataactttgtttggcagtccgtgaatgcaccacaGTTGCTTTGAGCAAAAGTACAACTTACATATAACTTCTATGCTCCAAATCcatgtgttcatggatcatTTTACATTAGCCGTCATTGGTGGTGAGTACCtaaacattttatactttaaaagtgTTTACCCACCTGGATCTGGGAGAAGGGGATCTCAAAGCTAAAGCTCTCATTGAAGTATGGATTCAGAGTGTTTTGTTTCACagacgtcttcttcttcttcagtcgTTTCCCGTTGTGCTGCAGCACCACTTTGACAAAGGGATCTAGTAGGTAAAACCAGATTAAAGCGATATGTCATAGCGATATGTAACTTTATGAACTTAGAGTGTGCAgtgttatttttatgaaaaaagacagaaaagaatcattcataaaacacaaaatcaaataaaatgacaatgGAAATAGAGTGAAACCTCGGTTAAGCGTtcaccccggttagcgtgttttttggttaacataaaaaatgtatgccaaagtTTTTCCTCAATTTGcctacattttccggttagtgtGCAATATGGTGCTCGTTATTGTGGTGCTTGttgcgttattaatacactgcatgtgtCCAACTATCCTTGTTAGCATAACTTGCAAACAAAatggaactggaagtcagctgtgtcacccgtctatgatgtcatcatcggttgacatgtttttatagttttacaattatagttttacgtgcataaaacaattctaaatacatataaatgatgaatgaaagggataaatgaacatttaaggttatttttaccttcattgaagacgtgactgttcccaaagacacaatgtggtaaGTGAGACACCACACATCtttctgttttgtcatgagttatttctttaattcatTAGCATTTCTattgtcaagaatcacatcttcaatgtttattcatttgtgtttgttgctgtaatgttcggtgagacacataaGACACAGACTCGATCGGCAGGCTTTTAATTCAGGTTTGTATTAtctcacaggcacaataatccctagtaAAAACACGGggtactgttgcggccgtaacccacgccgagctaaaactcaactctgaaccccccacgtcacttcctgtccacccaccGCACTGCTCCTCGGCACCAGAACACgttagcaacacacacgagcacgagtcttgtttatgtcttgaatggcttatttgctcttattatatctactattttgggtaatacaagtgtaaaggtgactataggggtgtttttcatgtctggagggctctattggtgttagtgtgtgtgtgtgtgtgtgtccatgccCACCTGACAGTCCTCCAACATCCATCTTCTTCAAATTCTTGGCCTCCATGATGTTAACCGTGAGCTTGCCAGCCGTGGGGACGTAGCGAAGGGAAATGCAGATATCCCCAAGTTTCTCTTGCTGTGAACCCCGAAAAAGAACACATTTGCATTTCAACAAAGGTGATACATTTTTGCTTTCGAAATAAACCGACTCACCTCCTCTTTCTCTCCTCCAATCAGATCCTTCCACTCGTGGATGGGCTGTCCGAGGTCCACCGTGTTCATGGGAATCTTGATCTCACCGATGACGTCGTGTTTGCCGAAGCGGTCAAAGTCAAAAACCTGAAGCACCAGAGTCTGACCGCCCAACTCCGTGTAGGGTATCTTCAGGGGCAGAAGATGTTTACAtgtttctattcatatttacatAGAAATACCAACGCTATTGATGAGAGGGTTGGACTGCTACCAAATATGACGCACCTTAAAGATAAAGGTCTCATTGAAAACAGGACAGAGGTTCTTGCGCTGGACTTTGGTTTCAAACTTTTTCTTCTTGTCTGGCAGCATGTAGACTTTAACGTAAGGGTCTGAAGTCCCGCCCATGTCCATGGCGGCCAGGTCCTGAGCCTGCAGGATGCCGACTATCAGCTGAGGAAGGAGAGGAACAACGACGTTGGTTAGTTGTTACAGATAAGACGTTGTGTGTGTAGAGATGTGTACCTGGTTGTCAGTGAAGTTGTAGTCCAGCGTGTACTCCAGTTTGCCAAAGTactctttctcctcctcttgTTTGCCTTCCTCTCCTTCCTGCACGGTCCAGCAAAGTCGTCAAACAGTGTGCCACAAGAATGTAAGATCTTTTTCAGGgacgtttttaagcaaaaaaaaacataaatatcttgtagattacaatttaaaaaattatgtaaactactcacaaaaagtcaTTATGTTAGGACTTGTTCATGGCGCAAACCTCCTGGCATCTCTCCCCCAAAGGTTGTCTCATTCCAAGGGAAGAGTGGCCACTCATGAGCTGTTATGCCCACAGGAAGGCAAATGACTTGTTGTTATGCAACAAGCAGTGCCGTTCACCAGCAGTGCCCAGCAACAACCGTaacaacaaccctattgtgacTCCAGTGCAGTTTCTGCCATTGGAAAATAATATCCAGTAATAAAGGGATTTttacagaggcacaataatcatcTGGGCGGTGATAATGTGAGCTGAAACATTGTTCACAACTTACTCCCCCTTCGCCTCTTTGCCCCAGGATGAAAACGCTGCCTACAACTCACTTTCACTCCTCTATGTCCATTTTCTCTGGATGAACATGCATCGTGATCCCCATGAGCTCACTTTGAAGAAGAAATGACCAAGTTGAACTGATGCAGGGATATAAACAGGGAACATTTTCATTGGTTTGGGGGGTTTTGGGATCAGAAAAAGTGGGGAATTATATTGTAGAGTGAATCTTTCTGTGAACTCAACTGCACTAAAGAAGAGGTCAACTTGAGCTGACGCCTTGCATAAAAGCCCCACTTTTGTAGATGGAAGGCTGTCCAGATAAGGAGTAACTtctcataatccatccatccatcttcttccgcttaaccgaggttgggtcgcggggcagcagcaggaggcccagacttccctcttcccaGCTACTTCGTCAGGCTCCTCCTgccggatcccgaggcgttcccaggccagttgagagacattgtCTCTCAACGTGTCCTACCGGTTGGATGTGCGCTGAACACCTCCCTAGGGAgacatccgggaggcatcctgaccagatgcccgagccgccTCATctagctcctctcaatgcggaggagcggtaattctactccgagtttcccCTAGATGACAGTGCTTATCTCTAAGCgagagagagcccagccacccttcggagaaaactcatgtcggccgcttgtacccgtgatcttgtcctttcggtcactacccaaagctcatgaccataagtgagggtaggaacattgatggaccagtaaattgagagctttgcctttcggctcagctccctcttcaccacaaaggACCGATGCAGAGACCGCATCACTGTAgactagaaattctgtccataaaagtaatgaacagaattggtgacaaggGTAGCcactggcggagtccaaccctcactggaaaagggtccgacttattgccggcaatgcgaaccaaactctgacactggtcatacGGGGAATGAACAGcatgaattaggtggtccgataccccatattCCCAGAGTACAGTATTTCATCGAGGAACACGGTCTGATGCCTTCTCAAAGTCCACAAAatacatgtagactggttgggaaaactcccatgcaccctcaaggatcCTGCCGAGAGTAtggagttggtccacagttccacgaccaggacgaaaaccgcACTGCTCCTCCTAAATCCAAGATTCAACTATCTGGCGGATCCGACTCTCCAggacccctgaatagaccttaccggGAAgactgagaagtgtgatcccacgatggTTGGAAcacaccaccccggtctgccaatccagagacACTGCCCTCGATGACCACACGATGCTGCAGTgtcatgtcaaccaagacacatccacagcatccagggccttactTCTGATATCACGTCATTTGTTACCATTTAGAACTCTATTAACTGTTCTTTAATAAGCAAGAGGAGCCCCTTCTCTCTCATACTGTGCAACAAAAGTAAGCATGAAGCAATGACAAGATTGGTCAGCTTTCATGACTTATTATCAAATATTCCCAAACAAAATGCCATCTATGGGTTAAATTtgttggttatttttatattgtactATTTCTACCAGCTCAGATTTCATGAAAAGCTTCTACAATATACTCGTAAAGCACCAGAGTCAGCAGAGAGACAGCAAGACCCCAATCATCAGTGCAACATTACAACTTCGATGAAGCTATCAAGACGAAGGATTCAAGCTTGTCATCCATGCATCTTCTCTCACCTTCTTCTCCTCTCCATCCTCTCCTTCGGTTTCCTTCTTCCTTCGTCCTCGCCCGCCCTTCCTCTCTCTGACCTTCTTGGGCTTCTTGCCCTTGTTGAAGCACTTCTTGTAGATGCAGAAGGCCATGCAGGCCACGAGGGCAAGGACCACCACCACGATGGCACCCACTGCCCACATGGGCACTGGAGCAAGAAGATAGGGGAACGTGGAAGTGAGTTTCGTTCCAGGATGGAACTTTGTCTTGCAAagactttttaatgtaaatcgCTCCAAGATCATCTGTACTAGAGGTGAGCGGATCTACCCAAATAGTGATATTATCGATACCAGGGTAGTATTAGTATTGGATCAATCCTTGCCTGATGATATCGCTGTATTTCAGTTCTACTCAATGTTTATTATCACAAATAGTATTGTTAGATTGTGCAAATATATATTGTTGTTATATATTCTGCATTCACCGCCCTGCAAAGTTGAGGATTTTTGGTCCTCCCAATTTTTTTCTACGAAAATTCaggttttttctgcagaaaacacatcacattCATCCCAGGTTGGCAATCATTTTAATTGAACTATATTATAAGACAGCGTAGATGTATGGACT
This genomic interval from Dunckerocampus dactyliophorus isolate RoL2022-P2 chromosome 18, RoL_Ddac_1.1, whole genome shotgun sequence contains the following:
- the syt5a gene encoding synaptotagmin Va isoform X1, with protein sequence MRLISVSWARPRRAVEEEDKEPPPPPPPSHHSNHQFASMKNKFFNELTHLPNHKLGMPMWAVGAIVVVVLALVACMAFCIYKKCFNKGKKPKKVRERKGGRGRRKKETEGEDGEEKKEGEEGKQEEEKEYFGKLEYTLDYNFTDNQLIVGILQAQDLAAMDMGGTSDPYVKVYMLPDKKKKFETKVQRKNLCPVFNETFIFKIPYTELGGQTLVLQVFDFDRFGKHDVIGEIKIPMNTVDLGQPIHEWKDLIGGEKEEQEKLGDICISLRYVPTAGKLTVNIMEAKNLKKMDVGGLSDPFVKVVLQHNGKRLKKKKTSVKQNTLNPYFNESFSFEIPFSQIQKVQVLITVYDYDKLGSNDPIGKCWIGYGASGVGLRHWSDMLANPRRPVAQWHTLQPEEEVDAALKAPIR
- the syt5a gene encoding synaptotagmin Va isoform X2 — protein: MRLISVSWARPRRAVEEEDKEPPPPPPPSHHSNHQFASMKNKFFNELTHLPMPMWAVGAIVVVVLALVACMAFCIYKKCFNKGKKPKKVRERKGGRGRRKKETEGEDGEEKKEGEEGKQEEEKEYFGKLEYTLDYNFTDNQLIVGILQAQDLAAMDMGGTSDPYVKVYMLPDKKKKFETKVQRKNLCPVFNETFIFKIPYTELGGQTLVLQVFDFDRFGKHDVIGEIKIPMNTVDLGQPIHEWKDLIGGEKEEQEKLGDICISLRYVPTAGKLTVNIMEAKNLKKMDVGGLSDPFVKVVLQHNGKRLKKKKTSVKQNTLNPYFNESFSFEIPFSQIQKVQVLITVYDYDKLGSNDPIGKCWIGYGASGVGLRHWSDMLANPRRPVAQWHTLQPEEEVDAALKAPIR